In Roseofilum reptotaenium CS-1145, a single genomic region encodes these proteins:
- a CDS encoding adenylate/guanylate cyclase domain-containing protein: protein MRDKDKTKEELVQELVSLRQQVINLQHQLRSTQADWESRWEKTEAELKSEVEARTAALKESNDQFVAEIAERYQALHALRTAKDQLEAILEAVPGTVSWISHDLRYLGVNRHLAEIFNLPPEEFAGKPLGFLGSSDGFDQFVQDFFASDTQEAFREVAMRIKGKHRIFLIVAQKYDKNKAAFTVGIDITERKEAEEALREAENKYRKIFENAVEGIFQTTPDGRYLSANPALARIYGYGSPEDLKSTLIDVESQLYLDPQRRQEFINLLEQYDSIVGFESQIRRLDGKLTWISENGRSVRDKAGNLLYYEGTVEDITERKQAEEQLRRLNEELEQRVEERTVELKQAIDQLTVEVAERERVEAALRVSEAELRALFAAMTDIITVFDAEGRFMKVVSTNSETLFSPTTDRIGKTVHDVFPPEQAEIFAHPIQRVVETGQTMNLEYCLPVSLMPGFVEENQEFLSQEVGETQDNEVWFAASVSPMPDNCVIWVARNITERKRVVDAMRAAEEKYRSIFENAAEGIFQLTPDGCYLSANPALARMYGYASPEELMERLRNVGTHLYVDPGRREEFMRLIERENGVSHFDSQVYRQDRSIIWTSENARAVRDEQGNLLFCEGTVEDITKRKEAEAALRAEQEKSEDLLLNILPGAIAQRLKQEEKNLIADRFDEVTILFADIVGFTRMSSGISATELVNLLNEIFSQFDKLAKKHQVEKIKTIGDSYMVVSGIPMPREDHAEAIAQMALDMQRAIPRFRQPNGQPLQLRIGMSTGPVVAGVIGMAKFIYDLWGDAVNVASRMESMGIPGKIQVTEAAYERLKHRYSFEKRGEIEVKGKGMMTTYWLTGTEL, encoded by the coding sequence CGCCAGCAAGTCATTAACTTGCAACATCAACTGCGGTCAACTCAGGCTGACTGGGAAAGCCGATGGGAAAAAACAGAAGCTGAACTCAAGTCTGAGGTAGAGGCTCGTACGGCAGCGCTCAAGGAGTCTAACGATCAGTTTGTAGCAGAGATTGCTGAACGCTATCAAGCCCTTCATGCCTTGCGCACGGCTAAAGATCAATTAGAAGCCATCTTAGAAGCGGTACCAGGAACGGTCTCTTGGATTAGTCACGATCTGCGCTACCTGGGAGTCAATCGTCATTTAGCAGAGATCTTTAATTTGCCCCCAGAAGAATTTGCTGGCAAACCCTTGGGCTTTTTAGGGAGTAGTGATGGCTTCGATCAATTTGTGCAAGATTTCTTTGCCAGTGATACTCAGGAAGCCTTTCGGGAAGTGGCGATGCGTATTAAAGGAAAGCATCGAATCTTCTTGATTGTGGCCCAAAAATATGATAAGAATAAGGCCGCTTTTACAGTCGGAATTGATATTACCGAACGCAAAGAAGCAGAAGAAGCTCTACGCGAAGCAGAAAATAAGTATCGGAAAATTTTTGAAAATGCAGTAGAGGGCATTTTTCAGACCACTCCCGACGGGCGCTATTTGAGTGCTAATCCAGCTTTAGCTCGAATTTATGGATATGGCTCCCCGGAGGACTTGAAAAGTACCCTTATTGACGTTGAGTCTCAGCTTTATCTCGACCCTCAACGACGACAAGAATTCATTAATTTGCTAGAGCAGTACGATTCTATTGTGGGGTTTGAGTCCCAGATTCGCCGGTTGGATGGCAAATTAACATGGATTTCCGAGAATGGGCGATCGGTGCGGGATAAGGCGGGTAATTTGCTTTATTACGAGGGAACGGTTGAGGATATTACCGAGCGCAAGCAAGCAGAGGAGCAACTCCGACGGCTGAATGAGGAGTTAGAACAGCGAGTTGAGGAGAGAACGGTTGAGTTAAAGCAGGCGATAGATCAGTTAACTGTGGAGGTGGCAGAACGGGAACGGGTAGAAGCGGCGCTTCGAGTTTCTGAGGCAGAACTTCGGGCATTGTTTGCAGCAATGACGGATATTATTACCGTTTTTGATGCCGAAGGTCGATTTATGAAGGTGGTTTCGACAAATTCAGAAACCTTATTTAGTCCAACCACCGATCGCATCGGGAAAACGGTACATGATGTGTTTCCTCCGGAGCAAGCAGAAATTTTTGCCCATCCAATTCAGAGGGTGGTGGAAACTGGGCAAACGATGAATTTAGAGTATTGTTTACCAGTTTCTCTGATGCCAGGATTTGTAGAAGAAAATCAAGAGTTTCTTTCTCAGGAGGTGGGAGAGACTCAGGACAATGAGGTGTGGTTTGCCGCGAGTGTTTCCCCGATGCCAGATAATTGCGTGATTTGGGTGGCTCGGAATATTACGGAACGCAAGCGAGTTGTGGATGCCATGCGGGCGGCAGAAGAAAAATATCGAAGTATTTTTGAGAATGCAGCCGAAGGTATTTTTCAACTGACTCCAGATGGATGCTATTTGAGTGCTAATCCAGCTCTGGCTCGGATGTATGGTTATGCGTCTCCAGAGGAGTTAATGGAGCGCTTGCGAAACGTGGGGACTCATCTTTATGTCGATCCAGGTCGTCGGGAAGAGTTTATGAGGTTGATTGAGCGGGAAAATGGGGTCTCTCATTTTGATTCTCAGGTGTATCGCCAAGATCGCAGTATTATTTGGACTTCTGAGAATGCTAGAGCCGTTCGCGATGAGCAAGGAAATTTATTGTTTTGTGAGGGAACAGTAGAGGATATTACAAAGCGGAAGGAGGCAGAAGCTGCCTTAAGGGCAGAGCAGGAGAAGTCGGAAGATTTGCTCTTAAATATCTTGCCCGGAGCGATCGCCCAACGGCTGAAACAGGAAGAGAAAAATTTGATTGCCGATCGCTTTGATGAGGTGACAATTTTGTTTGCTGATATCGTGGGCTTTACCCGCATGTCTTCAGGAATTTCGGCAACAGAGTTGGTCAATTTGCTCAATGAAATCTTTTCTCAATTTGATAAATTGGCGAAAAAACATCAAGTGGAAAAGATTAAAACGATTGGGGATTCTTATATGGTGGTCAGTGGGATTCCCATGCCCCGTGAGGATCATGCAGAGGCGATCGCCCAAATGGCCTTGGATATGCAACGGGCAATTCCTCGCTTTCGTCAACCGAATGGTCAACCCCTTCAATTGCGAATTGGCATGAGTACAGGTCCTGTGGTGGCTGGGGTAATTGGGATGGCTAAGTTTATTTATGATTTGTGGGGAGATGCGGTGAATGTGGCTTCGCGTATGGAGTCTATGGGCATTCCCGGTAAAATTCAGGTGACTGAAGCGGCCTATGAACGGCTTAAACATCGCTATTCATTTGAAAAGCGAGGTGAAATTGAAGTGAAGGGGAAAGGGATGATGACGACCTATTGGTTGACGGGAACTGAGCTTTGA
- a CDS encoding aminotransferase class V-fold PLP-dependent enzyme → MKTYPRLGLDVQWPDLMGGLVRGSQSRLELEGAIASHWPPSRSVQVTLSVRTAFDLLLQALDLPPGTGVLMSGVNVRHMVEIVEFHGLVPIPVELDLDTLAPNLDHFRRLISPQTRLFVIAHLFGSIIPLAPYIALCRQHQIILVEDCAQAFAQSYYLGDEQVEVSLFSFGPIKTCTALGGGVAMVRDYDLANKMREIGDRYPLKGDRWYRQRLIKYLAVKAICDPYLYNALVRSIRLLGKDVDRAIGSSARGFRAGELIPQLRQKPPQLLLQFLAHRLQTCPSYGDRILRAKRLLSQLDSSIIWPGYRAIQHSFWVVPIQTSSPKLWMKTLRDSGFDATRGNTSLIAIRTPEGSPLPHAQELMQTLLYLPISPALPASEEQRLIQLINSLAVLYSRK, encoded by the coding sequence TTGAAAACCTATCCACGCTTGGGATTGGATGTACAATGGCCAGATCTGATGGGTGGATTGGTTAGGGGTTCACAGTCGAGATTAGAATTAGAAGGGGCGATCGCTTCCCATTGGCCCCCTTCCCGTTCTGTTCAAGTCACCCTCTCCGTTAGAACAGCGTTCGATTTGCTCTTGCAAGCACTGGATTTGCCTCCAGGGACCGGGGTGCTCATGAGTGGGGTGAATGTACGCCACATGGTTGAGATCGTTGAATTTCATGGCCTAGTTCCCATTCCTGTCGAGCTAGACTTAGATACCTTAGCTCCTAATTTAGACCATTTCCGCCGCCTCATTTCGCCTCAGACCCGTCTATTTGTGATTGCCCATTTGTTTGGATCAATTATTCCTCTCGCGCCGTATATTGCTCTGTGTCGCCAGCATCAGATTATTTTGGTGGAAGATTGTGCCCAAGCTTTTGCTCAGTCTTATTATTTGGGGGATGAACAAGTAGAAGTGAGTTTATTTAGTTTCGGCCCGATCAAGACTTGTACGGCATTGGGGGGTGGTGTGGCGATGGTTCGTGATTACGATCTAGCCAATAAAATGAGAGAAATTGGCGATCGCTATCCCCTCAAAGGCGATCGCTGGTACAGACAACGCCTGATCAAATATTTGGCGGTTAAAGCGATCTGTGACCCTTATCTGTATAATGCTCTGGTGCGATCGATACGGCTTCTAGGTAAAGATGTAGATCGGGCGATCGGATCGAGCGCCAGAGGGTTTAGAGCTGGAGAACTCATCCCCCAACTCAGGCAAAAACCCCCTCAACTGTTATTGCAATTTTTGGCTCATCGGCTGCAAACTTGTCCGAGTTATGGCGATCGTATCCTTAGAGCAAAAAGGCTTTTAAGTCAACTCGATAGCTCGATTATCTGGCCTGGATATCGTGCTATTCAACACTCTTTTTGGGTCGTTCCGATTCAAACTTCATCGCCTAAGCTTTGGATGAAAACACTGCGCGATTCTGGCTTTGATGCTACTCGAGGAAATACGAGCTTAATTGCCATTCGGACACCGGAAGGAAGCCCATTACCCCATGCTCAAGAACTAATGCAAACCCTACTATATTTACCCATTTCTCCTGCATTACCGGCTAGTGAGGAGCAGCGATTAATTCAACTGATTAACTCCCTTGCAGTGCTTTACTCTAGAAAATAG
- a CDS encoding YccF domain-containing protein: MTLLGNLIWLICGGFISGLGYIIGGLGMCITIIGIPFGLQTMKIGFATFTPFGKEIEVSPGASGIIPTILNIIWVVCFGWEIALSHLLHGALLFITIIGIPFAQQHFKLIPLALFPFGRELR, translated from the coding sequence ATGACACTCTTAGGTAACCTGATCTGGTTGATTTGTGGTGGCTTCATCTCTGGATTGGGCTATATTATCGGTGGTCTGGGTATGTGTATAACCATTATCGGAATTCCGTTCGGTTTACAAACCATGAAAATTGGTTTTGCCACCTTTACCCCGTTTGGTAAAGAGATCGAAGTGAGTCCCGGTGCATCTGGGATAATTCCCACGATCTTGAATATCATTTGGGTGGTTTGCTTTGGTTGGGAAATTGCCCTTTCTCACCTCCTCCATGGGGCACTTTTGTTTATTACCATTATTGGGATTCCTTTTGCCCAACAGCACTTTAAGTTAATTCCTTTAGCCTTGTTTCCCTTCGGACGGGAACTTCGTTAG
- a CDS encoding WYL domain-containing protein encodes MSRKGQSITLSVSERDKAHLEQLAGEFGMTWGEKPNISKLITAIARQQLRIAPNNDWLRERIELLNRVRNLLVDYGKLLEAKEIAQILCDRGELSLPLRQEIEAFLNAPIPAWREQIETFIHRQQPFRLSYRDAADRPWHYTVLYARIIPIEKREYLLCRCQETEGNYDIKELCHNWSLLLERIQEAAVVSVNQKWQPDLEYITVELCLSGGLAFGYRSKPGDQFVGNLEGDPPTRQVIRKIYSSFWFMRDIRPYGKNCEIIAPQNLRDRYIQELLQQCQQYGISIPEEGDRP; translated from the coding sequence ATGAGTCGTAAAGGTCAATCCATAACTCTATCCGTATCCGAACGAGACAAAGCCCATTTAGAGCAACTTGCGGGAGAATTCGGCATGACTTGGGGAGAAAAGCCGAATATCTCTAAACTCATTACGGCGATCGCCCGCCAACAGCTCCGCATAGCCCCCAATAACGACTGGTTACGCGAGAGAATAGAACTGCTCAACCGGGTTAGAAATCTGCTGGTTGATTATGGAAAACTGCTAGAAGCCAAAGAAATTGCCCAAATATTGTGCGATCGCGGCGAACTCTCGCTTCCCCTCAGACAAGAAATCGAAGCCTTTCTAAACGCTCCCATTCCCGCATGGAGAGAACAAATTGAAACCTTCATCCACCGTCAACAACCCTTCCGTCTCTCCTACCGAGATGCCGCCGATCGCCCCTGGCACTACACTGTCCTTTATGCTCGCATTATCCCCATTGAAAAACGAGAATATCTGCTCTGTCGTTGCCAAGAAACTGAGGGTAATTACGATATCAAAGAACTCTGCCACAATTGGAGCCTGCTGCTAGAGCGCATCCAAGAAGCTGCCGTAGTTTCTGTCAATCAAAAATGGCAACCCGACTTAGAATACATCACCGTAGAACTGTGCCTATCTGGAGGATTAGCCTTTGGATACCGCAGCAAACCCGGCGATCAATTTGTGGGTAACCTCGAAGGCGATCCACCCACTCGACAAGTCATACGGAAAATCTATAGTAGCTTCTGGTTTATGCGCGATATTCGCCCCTACGGGAAAAACTGTGAGATTATTGCACCGCAGAACTTGCGCGATCGCTACATCCAAGAACTCCTCCAGCAATGTCAGCAATATGGCATCAGCATCCCAGAAGAGGGCGATCGTCCCTAA
- the cas3 gene encoding type I-D CRISPR-associated helicase Cas3', which translates to MNEYAITLKSVYSCPATESIDKIKLPKKWRLSWHQLETWKALQNPDIDVVFNTAMTGDGKSLAAYLSSLQSKEYCIALYPTNELARDQEKQVQDYIAKFQPHNDLRVVRLSGAELELYAEQEGLKKAGAIATRITQSDIILTNPDIFHYLHRGAYLTSKDSPDQLWQRLDKNFDLFIFDEFHVFAAPQIASVINTLLLIRCTNRRKKFLFLSATPNSEFKEKLKDAGFRCHEINPIDEHKYQFPETPEEAQALSEQEWRRVTGEISLNFIPLESSGNSSEQWLKDNSELIVQQFQDKPGSKGAIILNSIAAVKRLTPFFSNLLSPYGLEVGENTGLSGKQVKAQSLSADLVIGTSTIDVGVDFKINFLLFEAADGGNFIQRLGRLGRHQGYDREGNYIPFDGFTAYALVPQFFVERLFSGETAPLEPGQRCDRPFFHQQITDNYRQINDFRGYYSRWGAVQSMVLCSQLKHHKTIKAVYKESAEAFESISEQIFKTRLVKLYGLSKKWGREWQELSGNKTGNPILEDAASFRGSSSLQYGLYDLTETHEADRFKTYELPGILGNLDVEVMTEKAFMYSLRETGDRLNTVIPKGQFQYCLGFMKLHAYREERLNWRFIYPAELQPVADAWKVQVLVGLEVWQPENPWIDGINNRLKRQGLVSYVLRFPVGEVRSRLRLPMHFQIYPISDANSLLDPTAPYSIAFGQSALLIDTLAYTLKSKGDEEWIV; encoded by the coding sequence ATGAATGAGTATGCCATTACCCTAAAATCTGTTTATTCTTGTCCAGCAACGGAATCCATTGACAAGATTAAACTCCCGAAAAAGTGGCGATTATCTTGGCATCAGTTGGAGACGTGGAAAGCGCTACAAAATCCTGATATTGATGTGGTGTTTAATACGGCGATGACCGGAGATGGCAAAAGTTTAGCCGCCTATTTATCGAGTTTGCAAAGTAAAGAATATTGTATCGCGCTTTACCCGACCAATGAATTAGCGAGAGATCAAGAGAAGCAGGTTCAAGACTATATCGCCAAATTCCAACCGCACAACGATCTGCGTGTGGTGCGGTTAAGTGGGGCAGAGTTAGAATTGTATGCCGAACAAGAGGGTTTGAAGAAAGCTGGGGCGATCGCCACTCGCATTACGCAATCTGATATTATTTTAACTAACCCAGATATCTTTCACTATCTCCACCGAGGCGCATATCTCACCTCGAAAGACAGTCCCGATCAATTATGGCAAAGACTCGATAAAAACTTTGACTTATTTATCTTTGATGAATTCCATGTTTTTGCCGCTCCCCAAATTGCCAGCGTCATCAATACTCTACTTTTAATTCGCTGTACTAACCGCCGCAAAAAGTTTTTATTCCTCTCAGCTACACCGAATTCAGAGTTCAAAGAAAAATTAAAAGATGCTGGATTTCGTTGCCATGAAATTAATCCGATCGACGAGCATAAGTATCAATTTCCAGAGACTCCAGAGGAAGCGCAAGCCTTATCAGAACAAGAGTGGCGTAGAGTTACGGGAGAAATATCGCTGAACTTTATCCCGTTGGAATCATCAGGGAATTCTTCAGAACAGTGGCTAAAAGACAACAGCGAGTTGATTGTCCAACAGTTTCAGGATAAACCAGGGAGCAAAGGGGCAATTATTCTGAATTCCATTGCCGCAGTCAAGCGACTCACTCCATTTTTTAGTAACTTGCTCTCTCCTTACGGCTTAGAGGTTGGCGAAAATACCGGCTTATCGGGAAAACAAGTTAAAGCTCAGTCTCTCTCGGCGGATCTGGTAATAGGAACCAGCACCATTGATGTAGGGGTAGATTTTAAGATTAACTTCCTGTTGTTTGAAGCGGCAGATGGGGGTAATTTTATTCAGCGTTTGGGACGATTGGGACGACATCAGGGTTACGATCGCGAGGGAAACTATATCCCGTTTGATGGCTTTACGGCTTATGCTTTGGTTCCCCAGTTTTTCGTTGAACGACTGTTTAGTGGAGAAACTGCACCATTAGAACCAGGACAACGTTGCGATCGCCCCTTTTTCCACCAGCAGATTACTGACAACTATCGCCAAATCAATGACTTTCGCGGTTACTATTCCCGGTGGGGTGCGGTGCAGTCGATGGTTTTGTGCAGCCAGTTGAAGCATCATAAGACGATTAAAGCCGTTTACAAAGAGAGTGCGGAAGCCTTTGAATCGATATCAGAACAGATTTTCAAGACTCGTCTAGTCAAGTTATATGGTTTAAGTAAAAAATGGGGAAGAGAATGGCAAGAGCTATCCGGAAATAAGACAGGAAATCCAATTTTAGAAGATGCGGCAAGTTTCCGGGGTTCGAGTAGCTTGCAATACGGTTTATACGATCTGACGGAAACCCATGAGGCGGATCGGTTCAAAACCTACGAGTTACCAGGTATTTTGGGAAATTTGGATGTGGAAGTGATGACGGAGAAGGCGTTTATGTATTCGCTTCGGGAAACTGGCGATCGCCTCAATACCGTAATTCCCAAGGGACAATTTCAGTATTGCTTGGGATTTATGAAACTGCACGCTTATCGGGAAGAGCGCCTCAACTGGCGGTTTATTTATCCCGCAGAACTGCAACCGGTAGCAGATGCGTGGAAGGTTCAGGTATTGGTGGGGTTGGAAGTTTGGCAACCCGAAAATCCTTGGATCGATGGCATTAATAACCGTCTGAAGCGTCAGGGGTTGGTGAGCTATGTGTTGCGTTTTCCAGTCGGTGAAGTGCGATCGCGCCTACGGTTACCCATGCATTTCCAGATTTATCCCATCAGCGATGCCAACAGTCTGCTCGATCCTACCGCACCCTATTCTATTGCCTTCGGACAATCGGCACTACTGATAGATACTCTCGCGTACACCTTAAAGAGCAAAGGAGATGAAGAATGGATAGTTTAG
- the mntA gene encoding type VII toxin-antitoxin system MntA family adenylyltransferase antitoxin → MTNLKKLLEVLHDHLWHSSDELADKVTWRFGHTIHEARKKGYSIEARKIRHNQYEYRMLTKIQILDQKSEQVSAKIPYLKMLVLFGSRARGDNQENSDWDFAVLYDEELREPILKQNAWRWLEAFHILGEIFGLNDDNMDIVELNRCSPLIAHYVARDGKVIYEKLPGEFENFQRHHLMSDAELKQMRRDLRQKLERSLQRKGV, encoded by the coding sequence ATGACTAATCTTAAGAAACTGCTTGAAGTACTGCACGATCATCTGTGGCATTCCAGTGATGAACTTGCTGACAAAGTAACCTGGCGCTTTGGACATACTATTCATGAAGCACGTAAAAAAGGCTACTCTATTGAGGCACGGAAGATTCGCCATAATCAATACGAGTATCGGATGTTAACAAAAATCCAAATATTGGATCAAAAATCAGAGCAGGTATCCGCGAAAATTCCTTATCTGAAAATGCTAGTTTTATTTGGTTCTCGCGCTAGAGGAGACAATCAAGAAAATAGTGATTGGGATTTTGCCGTACTCTACGATGAAGAACTCAGAGAACCCATCCTAAAACAAAATGCCTGGAGATGGTTAGAAGCTTTTCACATTCTCGGAGAAATCTTTGGATTGAACGACGATAATATGGATATTGTCGAACTCAATCGCTGTTCTCCCTTAATTGCTCATTATGTGGCACGAGATGGAAAAGTCATTTATGAGAAACTCCCAGGAGAGTTTGAAAACTTCCAGCGCCATCATCTCATGAGTGATGCAGAATTAAAACAAATGCGTCGCGATCTTCGGCAAAAACTCGAACGCTCTTTGCAGAGGAAAGGTGTATGA
- the hepT gene encoding type VII toxin-antitoxin system HepT family RNase toxin, with translation MTEVDPNIVLRKLDFLDDYLNRLEPLCAISLTDYLADSNTQLMVERLLQLSFQVAIDVNRYLLKTVNLPQPEKNFDTFEEMSRCGILTPELAKILAPSGSLRNRLVHMYDEIDPVKIHECIQLALQEYPKYQRQILQYLDTLEDDRG, from the coding sequence ATGACTGAAGTCGATCCTAATATTGTTTTAAGGAAGCTTGATTTTCTGGATGATTACCTTAATCGACTAGAGCCTTTGTGTGCTATCTCGCTAACAGACTATCTGGCTGATTCCAATACCCAATTAATGGTTGAGCGATTATTACAGCTTTCCTTTCAAGTCGCGATTGATGTTAATCGGTATTTGTTGAAGACTGTCAACCTACCACAACCGGAGAAGAATTTTGATACCTTCGAGGAAATGAGTCGCTGTGGTATTCTTACTCCAGAGTTAGCGAAAATATTAGCCCCATCCGGTAGCTTAAGAAATCGATTAGTTCATATGTACGATGAAATCGATCCGGTAAAAATCCACGAATGTATTCAACTCGCTCTACAGGAATATCCCAAATATCAAAGACAAATTCTCCAATACTTAGACACTCTAGAGGACGATCGTGGCTAA